ACAGATAATGGCGAGTTTTTGTTGCAGAAAGAATGTCAAATAATCGCGCGCGAGCGATTGGTCGAACAGTGTGTTGCGGCTGTAGCAGAGGACCGTATCGAAGCGCCCCGGTGCACGGGTTATCGCTTCCCGCAAAATCTCCATCGGGTAGGCTGATACACCGATGAACCGTAGCTTGCCCTCCTGGCGCAGGGCCTCTAGAGTGGGTAACGTTTCCTGTAGCACCTGGTCCAGATTGGGCGCAAACTCGATGTCGTGTATCTGCACCACATCGATGCAATCCACTCCGAGCAGCTGCAGGCTACGTTCTATGCTTTCGCGTGTCTTGCGAGCGCTGTAATCGAACATGCGTTCAATGTCCCGCTCGTAGCGTGTCACTTTCGTGGCCACATAATACGCCTGCCGTGGAATGCCTTTCAGTGCGCGGCCTAGGACTTCCTCCGAGCGTCCCTGACCGTAAAACGGGGCCGTATCGATGTAGTTAATACCGCGACGGACAGCCAGCTGGACTGCTTGGATTGCTTCCGCTTCATCCAAATTGCTGAAGTAAGAAAAGGGATCTGGTGACTAGATGAGTGAAAATCGAACAATATCACATACACCGTCGGTCTACTTACCCGTACAGTTGACTGAGAGTGCCGCAGCCGAGGGAAACTTTGGAAACGGCTAGTCCCGTATTTCCGAAAGGGCGATATTCCATCCGCCGGACTTCTGCCTCATCGTGAAATCCTTCCACGAACGTTGCCGGCAAAGGATGCATCGAATAGCGAGTCCACCCAGGTGATTTCTTCACGTTTTAGGTAGTCAATCACGTTTTATGTTGAGTTTTATCGAGAATCAgctgtttaatgttttgttggtACGCTTCCTGGAATTATGCTGCGGTCATTCAACTCGCAACGTTCAAGGTCACGGCTATTGGAAGGGGGCTGGGCTGAAGctggtttttaatttcaagCGCGCTTGTTGGGTGACTCAAACGTTTCAAACCACACCATTTTACGCACTTTTTACAGAGATTTTAGTCTTAGTTGGTGTCTTCCGGTGTCCTTTCCATACTTTTTATAGTAGAAAGGCGAATCCATGAAAACTCGTAgatcttttctgtttaatcGACGTTTGGATATAGAGCTATGGCGAATAACGAGTACAATTTTCACCGGgcagagcaaacaaaatttgattttttccgAATTTTGGCTGCTTTTCATAGCGCCAGGTGGTTTTGCaggttttattttaatttttagcaggtttattaaaaaagtgaaaaaaactAAACGATGCTGCTTGataaattataataataaaGCTATGATCGGTTCTGATTTTAGGAAAACGTACGTTTGAGTGCTTTAACGTGTTACACTTAGGTCCTAACCAAATTTGGTAGTTTTGCTTTAACAAcaaaatgccacaaaaaacaataacacgTAAGCTTGTTCTCAACGaatatgaaaaatcaaacaagGTCTAGATGTATCTCATTATTTATTACAATATTGGCTATTAATATGGTTCTTACTGACACCAACAAAtctttttataaataaaatgcaatgACCTCAACCCCAAATTCAATATGAAGCGCCTTGATGAATGCCGCATCATGTTTTACGTGGAGCCTCACCTATCACACAGCTATAGAGAAATCCTTTCCGAGAGGTGTAGGAAGAGTAAATTATGCAAACAGTCACTACAACCCACAACAAGCATCCTACTCGTGTCCTTCCGGTAGGAGGAGCCTCCCGGCTGTCGGCGCCAGGCTAGGCTCATCCGTGGCCCACTGAGCGGACGATCCCGATGCGGTGTGCTCTATGTTTGGCTGAGCAACCGATGTCCTTTTGTGTCGGCGTTGCTGACGTGACCTGACGCTTGCCGCGTGCCGTTGTCCTTTTGGTCGCACCcacaccgatggcgatggatggcCGGCCACGCGGCCAATCGGCCAACAACGGGCACGCCATAAAGTCAGCCCCATCTTCGACCTCGGCTTGGCCatctcttccccttttcccgaCTAACCATCACTACTCTCTGCCACTAACCGCGAAACATGCGCCTTACGACGACGTCGTCCTAGGCCAGGACGAAACCACACCCACTTTTTGTCATGTTCCGGATGCCGACGCGGGAGTGGTTGGAGGAATAGGGCAAGGCACCGGATCATAGCCAGATCGCAGGTCGCGGGGTCAAACCCCAACAAGCTAACAGAGCCAATGCACCGAACTGCAGGATACCTCCAAATCAATCGCGAATCGAACGTCAATCGGGGCTAGtgttgtcggtcggtggtgcctATTTGAGTGACTATTTGTGTAGTAGGAATGTGCAAATCTGTTTAAGGACAAGTGTAACCATAGTGCAATATTGTTGCTCAATTGAATAGATTTTCTCTTATTCGACCTTACCAGCAACAGAAATCTGCGAAAAAGGTAACTTGATGAGTAAAACATATGACGATTAATTGcaatttcaatatttgattgaaaagtTGTATTTGAAGTTAGACTATTAACTAGCTGTGATTCAATCTGAAATATTCGCTATTTAATGATATACAAACGACACATTTTCTTTAATCATATCCATTTAAGAATAATGATCTATTATTTCCctttgaattgttttttcatCACAGATTGATCCACGATAATCTAATTCTAATAGCAATTAACTATCGATTCTTATGTACAATTGTCATTCGATATTGAATGAATATAAACATTAgaatatttttatctttttttggCATTTAGCATAAAGAGGAAATAGTTTTTTTCTGTGATCGTTGTTCAAGATTCGTTGTTCGGGATTGAAAAGTCTGCAAAGACCATTACAGGAATAGGAAACATTTGTCGGACTTGAACGACTTAAAGTGGCGTTTGtgacaaaataaaatatgtaaaattACTGCCATGAATTTGAGTGCAGTTGAATTGAGGGACGAAGTTAAAAAATGATCAACAAAAGGACTCTGAATATGATTATTGACGAATCATAACAcacataaaattaaaaaagtgCAGAtcatataaaataaaatgagcagaatatttaaaaatattatagCCATTAGATTTCAGTAAGTTACGTGTAGTTTATATTGGTCGCTGTGAACTCTAAAATAGGAGAATCGTTCTGTTGTGTTCAACTGACACAACTGTTTATCTAAATTCTTGCCTAATGAATAGagcaaaaaattatttaatttcaaatggTTTCTTCCATACACCTACCAATCATTTTATGCGTTATTATCATATTTAGAATGTAACGAAATGTAATAAAGGAACCTAATTCTATTGTTATCAGAAGCCACATCATCACCCAAAGGTGCTTCATCTGATCAACAACCAAAATCcaggcagcagctgccgcGTTTCTCCATGATTTGgccaaaatgcaaatttctcTCCCATACCCTTTTACTCTCGTGTGTTGTCGACAATCAATGATGCTACAATAGGAtcgattgatttgcttttcgaCTCGCGGCCACCGTCGATGATTATAAAATAGCGTAGATCAAGGCAGGATtatgttcgtgtttttttttttctgaaagTCATCTTGGCTCAACACTGTTTGTGCCTCTCGTTGATGACAAACGTGATCCCGAAAGGTACCTGAAGTGTAAACGCATATCCTTGCGTATTCCttttccaaacaaaatatGGGATGAAAAGGTGTTTTTGGAACCGATCCGATAAGCGGAGTTATCAAGTGGAGAAAGCTGCTAACCTGCCACGTGGCCTAGTGCCAACAATCGACTTTCATAAGGTTCGCCTTGGTTCTACTGCTTCCGGAATCGACGTGAAAAGTCAAACCGTTTACCGGCTCATAATTTCCCGCACGCGCCATTGTTTTCCCTCGTTGTCATTCTCGCGTTCACCCCTCGAAAGGGGTCCGTTCGGAACACAACTACGAAGTTTTCCAGGGGGTATGAGGGCAATGAGATAATTATAATTGTCTCATTTTTCCTCCCGTACCCACCTTCCGCTAGGGTGAGGGCATAGGCCATACGCACCTGGCATACCTCAAGTGGTCCCATGCCAGTGGTTCTTTTACCGAAAAAATTGAACCCAAAATCAGGGGGCACCCGAGCAATGATTAGATATTAATAACGAGTCTGACTTCGACTTCCACTCGAACCTATCAATAATGCAGCCCAAAATTAGCCAATCGCATCCCCCATCTGGTCGCGTGTGTGTTACGGAAAAAGGGTTGAGAGTTTTACTGTAAAATGCTGACTTTTTATCACCAAAAActagcgaaaagcgaaaccgcAACGCCCAATCTTCAGTAATGTACCTCGTTTTCCGGCACTTTTTTCCTCTCACGAAGACATTTTAGAACGGTTCCctcccaacaaaaaaaaaccaatccatCATGGACAGCTGGCTAGCTCGGTGATggaaccgatcgaccgaaacTGGAGGCGAGCTGGAGGCAAAACTTCTTGGCAAAAATTGCATCACACATCGCCCATATCGCCCACCAGGGAGTCGCTCGTGTCCTgtcatcatcgttcgttcCCATGAGTCACGTGTGCTGGCTGTGTTTTACACACGCTTCATTATTATTGAATTTACTCTgaggccccggccccggtggGGAGGATACGGTGGCCGGAAATGCAACCCCTTTCGTCTCCCGAATTCTCGATCCCTCAACTTCCTCGTCCCCTTTTTTATACAGACTCTCGTGGCTGCTGTTAATGATACGGTGGTGTCAGCGCAAATCACTAGCGTGTCCATCGGGGGcagattgttgtttttttgtagttgattattttgatttttccttGCGAAAGGGTGATACAGACACACGTCCTTTTATGTGTGGTTTAGTACGAGAGTGATCCTTGTGCGGTATACCAAGGTATCAACAGCTGGAAGCAGTACACCACAGTACCACAAGTGCGCCATTAATCGCACATTAATGCGATGGTATTTGCTGATAACGATAGCGTGCACTAATCTCAGTTTTGCTGATTAGATCGTGCATGGTCATTATCTACGTTCTGGTATCGGTTGCAACAGTTGGACCGAAGGTGAAATGATGTTTTAATGGATTTGAAGGCAAAGTTCAATGGACTGTTTCCTGTGACAGAGATGATAATGATACCGATATGATTGTGGAAGGTATTCAGCGAGGTCTTAATGAATGTTAATGAGGCACACATTAATCAGTTATCTGCATACGAGTAGATACAAGCAAACATATGTTGAATGTCGTATGGCGTATGTCGATCAGATGCATCAAGATGTTCGGAGATCGAATTTCGAACTTGTATTTGGACGAAGGATTTCAAAGAAATCATTTTAACTCTACCCGTAACTCCAATGACGCCTCGTGACTTCTATCCTTATCCTTACAATGTGAATCCAGATTTCAACAAGATGATTACGGTATAGACTACAAGACAACTTGCGCTAACGAAAAGTAGAGTTGAAACAAGGCTGGTTTCAAAAGCCTTAAAATTGCGTTAGCTATACTGAGCAGCTATCTTTGTGTTTTGCCTTAACATTCGCTTGCGATCCGCTTGAATGTATATTTTGCCCTTAACCACTTggtatcttcttcttctccaacaAATAGTTTCTCCGATCTGCCCAAACTTCATCGTCGAACGATTAAAGATGTCATCCGGACCGGGTGTCCTGTGCAAGGTGTGCGGAGACCGGGCCTCCGGCAAACACTACGGTGTCCCATCGTGTGATGGTTGTCGCGGATTCTTCAAACGCAGCATTCGAAGGTAAGTTGTTGCAGGAAAAGCTGACGGAACCGAGCTGAGTCCTTTCCCACGTAGTCGCCAGTGTACGGACCATCTTCTGGCGCGTACATTAAGAAGCTGGCAAGTGTTTacgaacacacacgctacAAAGTGTCTTGTTCTCTCGAATTCTGTTTTACCCCATTTCCGGCTATTTTCTgaattcctttcttttcctgtTGTCGCTGCTCGTCCTTTTCCCATTCTCGGCGGAGTGCAGAAATCTGGAGTACGTGTGCAAGGAGGGCGGAAAGTGCGTGGTGGACGTATCGCGCCGCAACCAGTGCCAGGCATGTCGCTTCGCCAAGTGCCTCCAGGCGAACATGCGCCGAGAAGGTAAGTGTGCCTAACGTGCGACCCTAGTCCTTGTGGTTCGGGTCGGTTTAGTCGCTTTTCCCGCGAATCTTCCGGAACTCAAACACTTGCCTTGTATCACTTGAGCCGAACTCCTCTTCTCTCCAGCCGTTCGGAAGGGAGGATGCGTTTGGTCTGGTCGCAATTAGCGCCCTCCATCGTTTTCCTCTCCTGTTTGTCTCCTGCCGCGCGTGGTGgtgtttgaattgaattgaaaaaatatgtttaccaTCGACCACAACGAGGAACGTTGTTCGTTAGGGTGTCAATGTTTGCCTCATCCGGCGTCGCCGCTCTCAAAATCCTCGTGGTGCGTGATCCCGTTACTGTCGCggtggccgacgacgatgatgatgatccgatgCCACGAACAGGGCAGCCACTTGCCACGTTTGAATTGCTGACTGTGATTGACACCACGGTTCTGCGTGGATGGGACGTTCTCGGCATGAAATAATATTTACCACAAAACACTCTTCTAATTgctaaaccaacaaaccgagGCCAGAGGTCCCATTCAGCAGCGGGACAATCCTCccgctactgccactgctgctaccgtcaGAGAATTGAGATTGCTGGCATCTATGGGGTGGTGTTCCTAGTAGTTTGCGCGAGTGctgttgtcctttttttttgtcaattttgAACCACTTTGACTGCATCCTGACACCACGACAACCAGGACCCCGGGTGGGGCCATGAAATGGGTTATTGTGTCAACAAAGTCAGCCAGGATGGTCTTTTTATTCTGGAGTACATCCCTGGGGTGCGCTGCAGGCTCTTTTTTTACTCCAAAACTCATTCCCACCGCACGCTATAGAATGTCATCCACGATCCGATCCACTTCCTGGAGGGGCGAGGGTGGGTCATTGTCTTGTGGCGTACCGGATGTTTATTCAGCGGACAGTTTTACACCTCAACCGAGGCTCCTTGGGGTGTCGAAACTGGGGGACCATTAaggagtggtgctggtgacgaaATGGTTTGCCGTGGTTGAAAGTGCCCGTCATTCCTCCGGAGATGGATATCTTCGCACCACAGCGGTGAGCTTCTGTTTGGGCAGTTGCGCCGTTCACATCATGAACATTGTATCTTGTTTTTGCTATCGTCCCATTTCGTCAAGTGGGTGCGAGCCATCGGATGAGCAGAAGTGATAATTTGGGCGCTTATTAGGGATAATATGCGTTCGAGCAAAATGTGCTGCATTGGTACTTCATTTAGGGGAAAAGACATTTAATCGATTTGCTTAGATGGAAATATTGATTCATAGATAGGATTTCTagtaaaatgttttttttaattgaatattttgtttcaaacgGAGCTCTAGGATTTTTTGTTCATACGAAATTCGCGGTCTACTTCGATGAACCCATTAGGGCATGAAGATCGAAGATGAAAAGTAACCCTcgaatatatttttaaaatcgaAGGGCGAACCCTTTGGAAATTCGGGTCTCTTGATGTTTCAGAGACCCGAAACTGTTCTGTCGGCGGGTTAGGCGTTTAGATACCCGAATTTTAGATACCAAAAAACCTAATTTTAATGGTTCTTCCTTCTTGCAGAACTAggcaataaaaatgtaaaaaatgctACTATACCTGTACTGTACCTTTAGAGCAGGGACACTCCTTCTCGAAAAGAAGTCATCTTGAATGTTATTGGTTTTAGCTGTTTCAGTAGTATCTGCAGTACTTTACACTAGCACAGTTCTTtattgaaaatcaatattacAACTGCCTGGTTTGTGCAGTAACTTCATAGCGACGGTTGTTGAATTCCTTAGATGCGCTCTGGTACTATGATGACTATGATGACGATCTGAATCTCAAACAAATCGTTAAGCAACTAAAGCATGATAAATTTTCctaaaataacatttttcgGAATAGTTCTACTCGGCACCTGTTATCAAATGTGTATGTCTACCTTCGGTGTTTGCCGCCATTTTGTAACCAACGATTAGATAATTATTGATCAGCTACAAGTCGGTGTGCGGCTGGCGCCTGGCTTTCCCTTTATGACTTCACAGTTCCGGGATGTCGGATAGTCGCCAGTCAATCAGACGGTTAGTTGACTTCCACTTTGCCCCTTTGCCCCATTAGTCAAAAGGTCCTGCAAGACCAACGGGTTCCTGAACCTGCTCCTGCGGCCATCACACGGACCATCGTGGCCTGCGCTATGTAATGACCGGCCACACGCTGAGAACCGAACCATCTGTGCTCCCTACATCCCTATAGTCCGTCCACGTCCTTCCAGTCACGTCAGCTCTAATGGATGCCTATCCTTGTTGTGACCATTTCTTTAGCCGTCCAGCATGAACGAGCTCCTCGGAACTGTACTCCCCTGGCAGCGGTCAGCGCGTTatcggcggcagcggcggcagcccACAATGACTACTACACATCCCGGGCCTCCTTTACCCTACCGCAAACAAACCTTTTCTTTCCCCTGCCGTTACACATTACCGGTTCGTCTACATCCGGCTTTGGACATATCGGTGAAACGAGCCGCTTCCTATCACCGTACGCCCAGTCTGCGGCCGTTCTGGCGGCTGCCGCTAGCTCCTCCAGCACGGCGACGGTCTATGACCATTTTCCACCTGTCTCAGCAcctcctccgccaccaccaccgccatcgtcgacgGCATTTACTCCAATCACCATACCACCAGccccaccatcggcaccaacATCAGGAGCCAACATTCAGATTCCGGTTCCCCTGCAACCGTCGGCCGGGGGTCTCaagcagcacaccaacacagGAGCCGACGGTAAACCGACGGTTGCCTCTACCTCGACGGAATCCATGTTCAACAGCATCACCGGAGAGCAGGTCCTGGTGCTACCGTCAGCCCCTCCGATTCATTCGATCAGCTCAATTCTAGCGCTCGGTGGATCGAGTGCGAAGGAGAACGAAGTGAGCAGCACCGGTGAGGGCGAGAGCCCTCCAAGAAGCACAGCATCCACCGCAGGTGGCCTCTGGCCGGGAGCGTTCGGTGCATGCAAAAGTGAAACCGATATGTTGCTGGAATCGGCCGCCAAGCTGCTCTTCCTTGCGGTCAAATGGGCCAAAACGGTGCCCTCGTTTCTGCAGCTACCGGCCAGCGATCAGAAGATACTGCTGGAGGAGGCCTGGGCTGAACTGTTCGTTATTACGGCCGCCCAGTGGGGCTTACCGATCGATAATGGTGAGTAGTAATGATGGCGAGCATAGTAGACATGCTTGAATGACACGATCGGCACTTTTATTGGCAGAATTCATCGCTCGCAATCCACTGGCGATACGGTTGCAAGGTGCGATTCAACAGTTTGCCGTCGCACGGGTCGATTACCGGGAGGCGGCATGTCTGAAAGCGCTGGTCCTGTTCCGACCCGATCACCCACGGTTGTACGCTGCACACGAGGTTCTGCTGTTACAGGATCAGACCGTTGCCCTGCTGCACGAGAAGTGTGGTGGCGTCCGGTTGGGAcatttattgctgctgctaccggccaTTAAGGCAGCGGCCAATCCGAAGGTCCTGCAGG
The sequence above is a segment of the Anopheles darlingi chromosome 2, idAnoDarlMG_H_01, whole genome shotgun sequence genome. Coding sequences within it:
- the LOC125951652 gene encoding uncharacterized protein LOC125951652, with protein sequence MHPLPATFVEGFHDEAEVRRMEYRPFGNTGLAVSKVSLGCGTLSQLYGNLDEAEAIQAVQLAVRRGINYIDTAPFYGQGRSEEVLGRALKGIPRQAYYVATKVTRYERDIERMFDYSARKTRESIERSLQLLGVDCIDVVQIHDIEFAPNLDQVLQETLPTLEALRQEGKLRFIGVSAYPMEILREAITRAPGRFDTVLCYSRNTLFDQSLARDYLTFFLQQKLAIICASGHGMGLLTNAGPQPWHPAHEHTKAVCREAAEYCSRRGIELGKLAMYHFLQLPGPATFLSGMQTQRLVTINLEAHSQGLSTEEADVLAHLKESVFPKIVHPHWEGIEVEQYRAAMKASKV
- the LOC125950972 gene encoding LOW QUALITY PROTEIN: nuclear receptor subfamily 2 group C member 1-like (The sequence of the model RefSeq protein was modified relative to this genomic sequence to represent the inferred CDS: substituted 2 bases at 2 genomic stop codons); its protein translation is MIVEVSPICPNFIVERLKMSSGPGVLCKVCGDRASGKHYGVPSCDGCRGFFKRSIRRNLEYVCKEGGKCVVDVSRRNQCQACRFAKCLQANMRREAVQHERAPRNCTPLAAVSALSAAAAAAHNDYYTSRASFTLPQTNLFFPLPLHITGSSTSGFGHIGETSRFLSPYAQSAAVLAAAASSSSTATVYDHFPPVSAPPPPPPPPSSTAFTPITIPPAPPSAPTSGANIQIPVPLQPSAGGLKQHTNTGADGKPTVASTSTESMFNSITGEQVLVLPSAPPIHSISSILALGGSSAKENEVSSTGEGESPPRSTASTAGGLWPGAFGACKSETDMLLESAAKLLFLAVKWAKTVPSFLQLPASDQKILLEEAWAELFVITAAQWGLPIDNGEXXRSALLLAEFIARNPLAIRLQGAIQQFAVARVDYREAACLKALVLFRPDHPRLYAAHEVLLLQDQTVALLHEKCGGVRLGHLLLLLPAIKAAANPKVLQEMLFRKTVGEVAIERLLLDLMKT